A section of the Agromyces aurantiacus genome encodes:
- a CDS encoding glycosyltransferase, which produces MTFTDGTSALDGLIGWFEEIISAIDWGAIQDFFGSISPYFPVAIAGTIVWGLWVYRFVLSRRARPIVTDHRATTSVVVPSFHEDPGILMECLDSWRAQDPDEIIVVLDVADLEAYDRIVALGDERVRPILFHHVGKRSALGAGIRLARFDLLVLTDSDTRWQPGLLRNVQMPFADPDVGGVGTHQNVYQRGTSVWRRIADWLVNLRYYDYVPAMGRAGAVPCLSGRTAVYRRAAVLPVLEQLENEFFLGRRCIAGDDGRLTWLVLSSGWKTVHQSSARALSMFPDTMRAFVKQRVRWSRNSYRCYLTAVGTGWLWRVPFVTQVTVLQILLTPVTMGMTLFYLLFARLEPTALGVTAAAAWLLLGRGIRGFSHLRRNPEDLLILPLLALTVIFIALPVKLLAFATMNTQGWLTRRAGQVGGDGQASDSLEHGAGAAIEELPVREEVAA; this is translated from the coding sequence ATGACCTTCACCGACGGCACGTCTGCCCTCGACGGCCTGATCGGCTGGTTCGAGGAGATCATCTCGGCCATCGACTGGGGCGCCATCCAGGACTTCTTCGGCTCGATCTCCCCGTACTTCCCGGTGGCGATCGCCGGAACGATCGTGTGGGGGCTGTGGGTCTACCGCTTCGTGCTCTCCCGGCGCGCTCGCCCCATCGTGACCGACCACCGGGCGACCACCTCGGTCGTGGTCCCGTCGTTCCACGAGGACCCCGGCATCCTCATGGAGTGCCTCGACTCGTGGCGCGCGCAGGATCCCGACGAGATCATCGTCGTGCTCGACGTCGCCGACCTCGAGGCCTACGACCGCATCGTCGCCCTGGGCGATGAACGCGTGCGCCCCATCCTCTTCCACCACGTCGGCAAGCGCTCGGCGCTCGGCGCCGGCATCCGACTGGCCAGGTTCGACCTGCTCGTGCTCACCGACTCCGACACGCGCTGGCAGCCCGGGCTGCTGCGCAACGTCCAGATGCCGTTCGCCGATCCCGACGTCGGCGGCGTGGGCACGCACCAGAACGTCTACCAGCGCGGCACGAGCGTCTGGCGCCGCATCGCCGACTGGCTCGTGAACCTCCGCTACTACGACTACGTCCCGGCGATGGGACGCGCCGGCGCGGTGCCGTGCCTCTCGGGCCGCACCGCCGTCTACCGGCGTGCCGCGGTGCTCCCGGTGCTCGAGCAGCTCGAGAACGAGTTCTTCCTCGGTCGTCGCTGCATCGCGGGCGACGACGGCCGACTGACGTGGCTGGTGCTCTCGTCGGGCTGGAAGACCGTGCACCAGTCGAGTGCCCGGGCGCTGTCGATGTTCCCCGACACCATGCGCGCGTTCGTGAAGCAGCGGGTGCGCTGGAGCCGCAACTCCTACCGCTGCTACCTGACCGCCGTCGGCACGGGGTGGCTCTGGCGCGTGCCGTTCGTCACCCAGGTGACCGTCCTGCAGATCCTGCTCACGCCCGTCACGATGGGGATGACCCTGTTCTACCTGCTGTTCGCCCGCCTCGAGCCGACCGCGCTCGGCGTGACGGCGGCGGCGGCCTGGCTCCTGCTCGGTCGCGGCATCCGCGGCTTCTCGCACCTGCGCCGGAACCCCGAGGACCTGCTGATCCTGCCGCTGCTCGCCCTGACCGTGATCTTCATCGCGCTGCCGGTCAAGCTGCTCGCCTTCGCGACCATGAACACGCAGGGATGGCTCACCCGACGCGCGGGCCAGGTCGGCGGCGACGGACAGGCCTCCGACTCGCTCGAGCACGGTGCCGGGGCCGCCATCGAGGAACTGCCCGTCCGTGAGGAGGTGGCCGCATGA
- a CDS encoding PspA/IM30 family protein has translation MSNSNTSRMRSIFRTKTSKALDRMEDPRDMLDDSYDQQVKLLQQVRQALAEVATAKKRVDLQGQELGNRYQRLGAQAKEAISQGREDLARAALERRSLIERQVAQLQQQYAGMQAQTSQLEDRERRLSEQIAAFRIEKETIKATYTASEAQVKANEAVAGIGATIDDVGTSLDRARDRVAQMQARAAATDELLASGALKDLTAPPDADIERQLAALSAKAEVDRQIAELKGTEGGSGGRRTGGADDAGEWLSIGQGPTG, from the coding sequence ATGAGCAACAGCAACACCTCACGCATGCGGAGCATCTTCCGCACCAAGACCTCGAAGGCCCTCGACCGCATGGAGGACCCGAGGGACATGCTCGACGACAGCTACGACCAGCAGGTCAAGCTGCTGCAGCAGGTGCGCCAGGCGCTCGCCGAGGTCGCCACCGCGAAGAAGCGCGTCGACCTCCAGGGGCAGGAGCTCGGCAACCGCTACCAGCGGCTGGGCGCGCAGGCCAAGGAGGCGATCAGCCAGGGGCGTGAGGACCTGGCGCGTGCGGCGCTCGAACGACGCTCGCTCATCGAGCGGCAGGTGGCGCAGCTCCAGCAGCAGTACGCGGGCATGCAGGCCCAGACGAGCCAGCTCGAAGACCGCGAGCGCCGTCTCTCGGAGCAGATCGCGGCGTTCCGCATCGAGAAGGAGACCATCAAGGCGACCTATACCGCCTCCGAGGCGCAGGTGAAGGCCAACGAGGCGGTCGCCGGCATCGGGGCGACCATCGACGACGTCGGCACGAGCCTCGACCGGGCCCGCGACCGCGTGGCCCAGATGCAGGCGCGCGCCGCGGCGACCGACGAGCTCCTCGCGAGCGGCGCGCTGAAGGACCTCACCGCCCCGCCCGACGCCGACATCGAGCGCCAGCTCGCGGCGCTCAGCGCGAAGGCCGAGGTCGACCGTCAGATCGCCGAGCTGAAGGGCACCGAGGGCGGCTCCGGCGGCCGTCGGACCGGCGGCGCCGACGACGCGGGCGAGTGGCTGAGCATCGGGCAGGGCCCGACCGGCTGA
- a CDS encoding molybdopterin oxidoreductase family protein produces the protein MTEQGRTITTPGSRDRVEDVWGTRTPFGRGAHWPERVDQLLADGVAEGDVDRWVRSACVLCSNGCGCDIAVKDGRMVGIRGRADDPINHGRLGPKGLYASWQGVEHRDRLTTPLVRRDGVLEPASWDEAMDLIVERSRALLEEIGPLSHGFYTSGQLFLEEYYALAVIGKAGVGTPHMDGNTRLCTATAAASLKESFGADGQPGCYEDLDECEALFLYGHNMAATQTVAWSRVLDRLDGPEPPALVVVDPRRTPVAKRATVHLAVNPGTNLALMLALVRELIANGWTDDAWVAEHTVGFEELAEQVKPWTPERAAEVCGVAADDIREAARIFGTTDRVVSTVLQGFYQSAQATASSCQVDNLHLLRGMIGKPGAGLLQMNGQPTAQNNRETGADGDLSGFRNWENPEHVQELATLWGVDAQKIPHWAPPTHAMQLFRYVEQGSIRFLWISATNPAVSLPQLARIRDILSRPETFTVVQDLYLTATAALADVVLPAAAWGEKTGTFTNTTRTVHLSEQAVEPPGEARSDLDIFLDYARRMDFRRNDGGPLLDWAGPEDAYRAWQECSRGRPCDYTGISYDDLRRESGIRWPRREGETTSTDRLYADGRFPTSPDECENYGHDLLTGADVGPEKAKALRADGRAHLKSAPYTGPHEPPDDEYPLRFTTGRATHHFHTRTKTGRSPELDAAAPSVWLEMAEADAAERGLADGDAVEVTSRRGRIVAPVRITAIQPGTVFAPFHYGYWDAPPGAEERHPTAANELTVTEWDPVSKQPVFKTAAVQVARAKGE, from the coding sequence ATGACCGAGCAGGGCAGGACCATCACGACGCCGGGTTCGCGTGATCGGGTCGAGGACGTCTGGGGAACCCGGACCCCGTTCGGACGGGGTGCGCACTGGCCGGAGCGCGTCGACCAGCTCCTGGCCGACGGCGTCGCCGAGGGCGACGTGGATCGCTGGGTGCGCTCGGCGTGCGTGCTGTGCAGCAACGGCTGCGGGTGCGACATCGCCGTCAAGGACGGCCGGATGGTGGGCATCCGCGGCCGCGCCGACGACCCGATCAACCACGGCCGGCTCGGGCCCAAGGGCCTCTACGCCAGCTGGCAGGGCGTCGAGCACCGCGACCGGCTGACCACGCCGCTCGTGCGTCGCGACGGCGTGCTCGAGCCCGCGAGCTGGGACGAGGCGATGGACCTCATCGTCGAGCGCAGCCGCGCGCTGCTCGAGGAGATCGGGCCGCTCAGCCACGGCTTCTACACGAGCGGGCAGCTCTTCCTCGAGGAGTACTACGCGCTCGCGGTCATCGGCAAGGCCGGCGTCGGCACGCCCCACATGGACGGCAACACGCGGCTCTGCACGGCGACGGCCGCGGCATCCCTCAAGGAGTCGTTCGGGGCCGACGGCCAGCCCGGCTGCTACGAGGACCTCGACGAGTGCGAGGCGCTGTTCCTCTACGGCCACAACATGGCCGCGACGCAGACGGTCGCCTGGTCGCGCGTGCTCGACCGACTCGACGGGCCGGAGCCGCCCGCGCTCGTCGTCGTCGACCCACGCCGCACGCCGGTCGCGAAGCGCGCGACCGTGCACCTCGCCGTGAATCCCGGCACGAACCTCGCGCTCATGCTGGCGCTCGTCCGAGAGCTCATCGCCAACGGGTGGACGGATGACGCGTGGGTCGCCGAGCACACGGTCGGATTCGAGGAGCTCGCCGAGCAGGTGAAGCCCTGGACGCCCGAACGCGCCGCCGAGGTGTGCGGCGTCGCCGCCGACGACATCCGCGAGGCCGCCCGCATCTTCGGCACGACCGACCGGGTCGTCTCGACCGTGCTGCAGGGCTTCTACCAGTCGGCGCAGGCGACCGCCTCGTCGTGCCAGGTCGACAACCTGCACCTGCTGCGCGGCATGATCGGCAAGCCCGGCGCGGGGCTGCTGCAGATGAACGGCCAGCCGACCGCGCAGAACAACCGCGAGACCGGCGCCGACGGCGACCTCTCGGGCTTCCGGAACTGGGAGAACCCGGAGCACGTCCAGGAGCTCGCGACGCTCTGGGGCGTCGACGCCCAGAAGATCCCCCACTGGGCGCCGCCGACGCACGCCATGCAGCTCTTCCGGTACGTCGAGCAGGGCTCGATCCGGTTCCTGTGGATCTCGGCGACCAACCCCGCGGTGTCGCTGCCGCAGCTCGCGCGCATCCGCGACATCCTGTCGAGGCCCGAGACCTTCACGGTCGTGCAGGACCTCTACCTGACCGCGACCGCCGCGCTCGCCGACGTCGTGCTGCCCGCGGCCGCGTGGGGCGAGAAGACGGGCACGTTCACGAACACGACGCGGACCGTGCACCTCTCGGAGCAGGCCGTGGAGCCGCCGGGCGAGGCCCGGTCCGACCTCGACATCTTCCTGGACTACGCGCGGCGCATGGACTTCCGCCGGAACGACGGCGGCCCGCTGCTCGACTGGGCGGGGCCGGAGGACGCCTACCGCGCCTGGCAGGAGTGCTCGCGCGGGCGCCCGTGCGACTACACCGGCATCTCGTACGACGACCTGCGCCGGGAGAGCGGCATCCGCTGGCCGCGACGCGAGGGCGAGACGACGAGCACCGATCGGCTCTACGCCGACGGGCGGTTCCCGACGAGCCCCGACGAGTGCGAGAACTACGGGCACGACCTGCTCACAGGGGCGGACGTCGGTCCCGAGAAGGCGAAGGCCCTGCGGGCCGACGGCCGGGCGCACCTGAAGTCCGCCCCCTACACCGGACCGCACGAGCCCCCGGACGACGAGTACCCGCTCCGGTTCACGACGGGGCGCGCCACCCACCACTTCCACACCCGCACCAAGACCGGGCGCTCGCCCGAGCTCGACGCGGCCGCGCCGTCGGTCTGGCTCGAGATGGCCGAGGCGGATGCCGCGGAGCGCGGCCTTGCGGACGGCGACGCCGTCGAGGTGACGTCGCGCCGCGGGCGCATCGTCGCACCGGTGCGCATCACCGCCATCCAGCCGGGCACCGTGTTCGCGCCGTTCCACTACGGCTACTGGGACGCTCCGCCCGGCGCGGAGGAGCGCCATCCGACCGCGGCCAACGAGCTGACGGTCACCGAGTGGGACCCGGTCTCGAAGCAGCCCGTGTTCAAGACCGCCGCCGTGCAGGTGGCCCGAGCGAAGGGCGAATGA
- a CDS encoding ATP-binding protein yields MSNWYVITGGPSSGKTTTVDLLARRGYRTAIEQSRHYIDLQRLGGRSVADIRSRQVEFQRNVLDLQLAQEAALDPDEIVFLDRGLPDSLAYYRFLGLEPDARLLEALAHLRYRKAFILSLLPLHPDYARTEDASAQRRIHDLLLEVYSELPIPLVEVPAVGPEERADYILSRL; encoded by the coding sequence GTGTCGAACTGGTACGTCATCACGGGCGGCCCCAGCTCGGGCAAGACCACCACGGTCGACCTGTTGGCGCGGCGCGGCTACCGCACGGCGATCGAGCAGTCCCGCCACTACATCGACCTGCAGCGACTCGGCGGCCGGTCCGTCGCCGACATCCGCTCGCGCCAGGTCGAGTTCCAGCGCAACGTGCTCGACCTGCAGCTCGCGCAGGAGGCCGCCCTCGATCCCGACGAGATCGTGTTCCTCGACCGCGGGCTGCCCGACTCGCTGGCGTACTACCGGTTCCTCGGGCTCGAGCCCGATGCCCGATTGCTCGAGGCGCTGGCGCACCTGCGCTACCGGAAGGCGTTCATCCTGAGCCTGCTCCCGCTGCACCCCGACTACGCCCGCACCGAGGACGCCTCCGCGCAACGGCGCATCCACGACCTGCTGCTCGAGGTGTACTCCGAACTGCCCATCCCGCTCGTAGAGGTCCCGGCGGTCGGACCGGAGGAGCGGGCCGACTACATCCTGTCGCGCCTGTAG
- a CDS encoding helix-turn-helix transcriptional regulator, whose translation MPGLQRSTFTTNDPEAAREAFAPIVPRLEFARVDRDTFGLVMRTESAPGFSVFDYAFTTAADVDAEADDVVVVSGRGRGFELRHGRRAVDASRPYVNATEGITADWESFAARAVVLDRSRLEEVAAMTYGEPVLRLQPIELPARSAELGRRWESTVQTVKRAIAGAPEAFDEPLIAEAAFHRLAVAYLHAFDLGVPGVTGGLVRPGARSAVVRAALEVMHARAHTPLTVQHVAQAVHISVRGLHSAFVSETGRPPSEHLRAIRLAGVRDELRFADPAERVGAIARRWGFVHLSRFAEAYEREYGELPSATRYRRGLAA comes from the coding sequence ATGCCAGGACTGCAACGGTCCACGTTCACGACGAACGATCCCGAGGCGGCTCGTGAAGCCTTCGCGCCCATCGTGCCCCGTCTCGAGTTCGCCCGCGTCGACCGCGACACGTTCGGCCTCGTCATGCGCACCGAGAGCGCGCCCGGGTTCTCGGTGTTCGACTATGCGTTCACGACCGCCGCCGATGTCGACGCCGAGGCCGACGACGTCGTGGTCGTCTCCGGGCGCGGGCGCGGGTTCGAACTGCGCCATGGCCGGCGCGCGGTCGACGCCAGCCGACCCTACGTCAACGCCACCGAGGGCATCACGGCCGACTGGGAGAGCTTCGCCGCACGGGCCGTCGTGCTCGATCGGTCGAGGCTCGAGGAGGTTGCCGCGATGACGTACGGCGAGCCCGTGCTCCGCCTGCAGCCGATCGAGCTGCCCGCGCGGTCGGCCGAGCTCGGCCGTCGTTGGGAGTCGACGGTCCAGACCGTGAAGCGGGCGATCGCTGGCGCGCCCGAGGCGTTCGACGAGCCCCTGATCGCCGAAGCGGCGTTCCATCGGCTCGCGGTCGCATACCTGCACGCGTTCGATCTCGGCGTCCCCGGCGTCACGGGGGGCCTCGTCCGACCGGGCGCTCGCTCGGCCGTGGTGCGCGCCGCGCTCGAGGTCATGCACGCCCGGGCGCACACGCCCCTGACCGTGCAGCACGTCGCGCAGGCCGTGCACATCTCGGTCCGCGGCCTGCACTCGGCATTCGTCAGCGAGACCGGGCGGCCGCCGTCGGAGCACCTGCGTGCCATCCGCCTCGCGGGGGTGCGCGACGAGCTCCGCTTCGCCGATCCCGCCGAACGCGTCGGAGCGATCGCGCGGCGGTGGGGGTTCGTGCACCTCTCCCGGTTCGCCGAGGCGTACGAACGCGAGTACGGCGAACTCCCCTCGGCGACGCGGTACCGCCGCGGTCTCGCCGCCTGA
- a CDS encoding alcohol dehydrogenase catalytic domain-containing protein, translating to MRAVMYRGFGDQPELVDVDRPACPPRGAVVRVRATGLCRSDWHGWMGHDEAIALPHVPGHEFAGEIAELGAEIGEASGWHVGDRVTAPFICACGRCDECRSGNEQVCDAQRQPGFTHWGSFAEYVVVDEAELNLIRLPDSLGFVEAASLGCRFATAYRAIIARGRLQPGEQVAVHGCGGVGLSAIMIAVAAGVPVYGVDVSEAALAAAAELGAIPIQGGDGAAERIREASGGGVDLSVDAFGSPETSFASVRSLRKRGRHVQIGLMLADEATAAMPMDAVIAGELEILGSHGMAAHEYPDLLGAVASEAFRPIELVGRTIGLDDVPEALAAMGRAGGAGSGMTVVEL from the coding sequence GTGCGCGCCGTCATGTACCGCGGCTTCGGCGACCAGCCCGAGCTCGTCGACGTGGACCGCCCCGCCTGCCCTCCGCGCGGCGCCGTCGTGCGCGTGCGCGCCACCGGGCTGTGCCGCAGCGACTGGCACGGTTGGATGGGCCATGACGAGGCCATCGCGCTGCCCCACGTGCCCGGGCACGAGTTCGCCGGCGAGATCGCCGAGCTCGGCGCGGAGATCGGCGAGGCGAGCGGATGGCACGTGGGCGACCGGGTCACCGCGCCGTTCATCTGCGCGTGCGGCCGGTGCGACGAGTGCCGTTCGGGCAACGAGCAGGTCTGCGACGCCCAGCGGCAGCCCGGCTTCACGCACTGGGGCTCGTTCGCCGAGTACGTCGTCGTCGACGAGGCCGAGCTCAACCTCATCCGCCTGCCCGACTCGCTCGGCTTCGTCGAGGCCGCCTCGCTCGGCTGCCGGTTCGCCACGGCCTACCGTGCGATCATCGCGCGCGGCCGGCTGCAGCCCGGCGAGCAGGTCGCGGTGCACGGATGCGGCGGCGTCGGGCTCTCCGCGATCATGATCGCCGTCGCGGCCGGCGTCCCCGTCTACGGCGTCGACGTGTCCGAGGCCGCGCTCGCCGCGGCGGCCGAGCTCGGCGCCATCCCGATCCAGGGTGGCGACGGCGCCGCCGAGCGCATCCGCGAGGCCAGCGGCGGGGGAGTCGACCTCTCGGTCGACGCGTTCGGCAGCCCCGAGACCTCCTTCGCGTCGGTGCGCAGCCTCCGCAAGCGCGGCCGTCACGTGCAGATCGGGCTCATGCTCGCCGACGAGGCGACCGCCGCGATGCCCATGGACGCGGTGATCGCCGGCGAGCTCGAGATCCTCGGCAGCCACGGCATGGCCGCTCACGAGTATCCCGACCTGCTCGGCGCGGTCGCCTCTGAGGCGTTCCGGCCGATCGAGCTCGTGGGCCGGACGATCGGACTCGACGACGTTCCCGAGGCGCTCGCCGCGATGGGCCGCGCGGGCGGCGCGGGGTCGGGCATGACCGTCGTCGAGCTCTGA
- a CDS encoding MFS transporter, whose amino-acid sequence MSDASRPAPRRWLGLALIATAQFIVIMDTSIIGVALPDIQADLGFTPESLSWVFNAYVIAFGGLLLLGGRLSDVFGARRMFATGWATLLVGSILAGAADGVALELAGRVVQGAGSALIAPAALTLLMTLFGGTAELPKAFAVYGAAAPIGGTAGVFLGGVLTEYASWPWVFYVTVPIAAIVLALTPLALPRVAGARARIDLAGAVTATLGLAAVVYGVVRAPEAGWGSTEVLVALGAGVVLLLAFFAIQARRRTPLLRLGILREPQLGAANLAQVLLGAAWVPMWFFLNLYLQQVLGAGAFAAGAALLPMTGLIVVGMIVLAPRLQARFGTKAMVVSGFALLAAGLGWLALVRPDGSYVVDVLGPSLVAALGMALAFVPSLGTAIGAAPMAETGVASGLVNTSYQIGSAVGLAALTAVSAAVTAGATDVASLTDGYSAAFVGAGIIAVLGLIAAAAMLAGRARSAAGSTPAEAESVPA is encoded by the coding sequence ATGTCGGACGCATCGCGCCCCGCGCCCCGCCGGTGGCTCGGGCTCGCGCTCATCGCCACCGCGCAGTTCATCGTCATCATGGACACGTCGATCATCGGCGTGGCCCTGCCCGACATCCAGGCCGACCTGGGCTTCACGCCCGAGTCGCTCTCCTGGGTGTTCAACGCCTACGTCATCGCCTTCGGCGGACTGCTCCTGCTCGGCGGGCGCCTGTCCGACGTGTTCGGCGCGCGCCGCATGTTCGCGACCGGATGGGCGACGCTCCTCGTCGGCTCGATCCTGGCCGGCGCCGCCGACGGCGTGGCCCTCGAGCTCGCCGGCCGCGTGGTCCAGGGCGCCGGATCCGCGCTCATCGCCCCCGCCGCGCTCACGCTGCTCATGACGCTCTTCGGCGGCACCGCCGAGCTGCCCAAGGCCTTCGCCGTCTACGGCGCGGCCGCGCCGATCGGCGGCACCGCGGGCGTGTTCCTCGGCGGCGTGCTCACCGAGTACGCGAGCTGGCCGTGGGTGTTCTACGTGACCGTCCCGATCGCGGCCATCGTGCTCGCGCTCACACCCCTCGCGCTGCCCCGCGTGGCCGGGGCACGCGCCCGCATCGACCTCGCCGGCGCGGTGACCGCCACGCTCGGCCTCGCGGCCGTCGTCTACGGCGTGGTCCGCGCACCCGAGGCCGGCTGGGGGTCGACCGAGGTGCTCGTCGCGCTCGGTGCAGGCGTGGTGCTGCTCCTCGCCTTCTTCGCCATCCAGGCTCGCCGTCGCACGCCGCTGCTGCGGCTGGGGATCCTGCGCGAACCACAGCTCGGTGCCGCGAACCTCGCGCAGGTGCTGCTTGGGGCGGCGTGGGTGCCGATGTGGTTCTTCCTGAACCTCTACCTGCAGCAGGTGCTCGGCGCCGGTGCCTTCGCCGCGGGTGCGGCGCTCCTGCCGATGACCGGCCTCATCGTCGTGGGCATGATCGTGCTCGCGCCGCGCCTGCAGGCGCGCTTCGGCACCAAGGCGATGGTCGTCTCGGGCTTCGCGCTGCTCGCCGCCGGCCTCGGCTGGCTCGCCCTGGTCCGACCCGACGGCTCGTACGTGGTCGACGTGCTCGGCCCGTCGCTCGTCGCCGCGCTCGGCATGGCCCTCGCGTTCGTCCCGTCGCTCGGCACCGCGATCGGCGCCGCGCCGATGGCCGAGACCGGCGTCGCGTCGGGCCTCGTGAACACGAGCTACCAGATCGGCTCGGCCGTCGGCCTCGCGGCGCTCACCGCGGTGTCGGCCGCCGTCACGGCCGGGGCGACGGATGTCGCGTCGCTGACCGACGGCTACAGCGCCGCGTTCGTCGGTGCGGGCATCATCGCGGTGCTCGGCCTGATCGCGGCCGCCGCCATGCTGGCCGGCCGGGCACGGTCGGCCGCGGGCTCGACCCCGGCCGAGGCCGAGTCCGTGCCCGCCTGA
- a CDS encoding EamA family transporter, translating to MRSVLLVLAAAVCFGTTGTAQALGPDADPLSLGTARILIGGGALAAVALSLHLAGRRGDATGTSVAPALGGSAPGGSAPGGSATGGRTPRLVPALAVLVGAAGVLAYQPAFFAGTAANGVAVGTVVALGSAPVLTGALDWALRRRFPGRAWIVATVLATTGVGILAAATGTGTGPSGVDPLGVAASVGAGASYAVYTLAGKSLLDRGWNSSASMGAIFGVAAAASLPMLLMTDTSWLAAPDGLAMALWLGLVTTTVAYLMFGAGLRRLAPATVSTLTLAEPLTATLLGVLVLQEQLPATAIAGLGVLASGIMLLAVSSSLPMPRRGAARAASPAPADVGGAA from the coding sequence ATGCGCTCCGTCCTGCTCGTGCTCGCCGCGGCGGTCTGCTTCGGCACGACCGGCACCGCCCAGGCGCTCGGCCCCGACGCCGACCCGCTCTCGCTCGGCACGGCGCGCATCCTCATCGGCGGAGGGGCCCTCGCGGCCGTGGCCCTCTCCCTCCATCTCGCCGGGCGCCGCGGCGACGCGACCGGGACATCCGTCGCCCCGGCGCTCGGCGGCTCGGCGCCCGGCGGTTCGGCGCCCGGCGGTTCGGCCACAGGTGGCCGCACACCGCGCCTGGTTCCCGCGCTCGCGGTGCTCGTCGGCGCCGCCGGCGTCCTCGCCTACCAGCCGGCATTCTTCGCCGGCACGGCCGCGAACGGCGTCGCCGTCGGCACGGTCGTCGCGCTCGGCTCCGCACCGGTCCTCACCGGGGCGCTCGACTGGGCGCTCCGCCGACGGTTCCCCGGCCGCGCGTGGATCGTCGCGACCGTGCTCGCGACGACCGGTGTCGGCATTCTCGCGGCCGCGACCGGAACCGGCACCGGGCCGTCGGGCGTCGACCCGCTCGGCGTCGCCGCCTCCGTCGGCGCGGGTGCCTCGTACGCGGTCTACACGCTCGCGGGCAAGTCCCTGCTCGACCGCGGCTGGAACTCGTCGGCGAGCATGGGTGCGATCTTCGGCGTCGCCGCGGCCGCCAGCCTGCCCATGCTCCTCATGACGGATACCTCGTGGCTCGCGGCGCCCGACGGCCTCGCCATGGCCCTCTGGCTCGGGCTGGTCACCACCACCGTGGCGTACCTGATGTTCGGCGCCGGGCTCCGCCGCCTCGCGCCCGCGACCGTCTCGACCCTCACGCTCGCCGAGCCCCTCACCGCGACCCTGCTCGGGGTGCTCGTCCTGCAGGAGCAACTGCCGGCCACGGCCATCGCGGGCCTCGGGGTGCTCGCGTCGGGCATCATGCTGCTCGCGGTGTCGAGCAGCCTCCCGATGCCGCGGCGCGGCGCCGCGCGAGCCGCATCTCCCGCGCCCGCCGATGTCGGGGGTGCGGCCTAG
- a CDS encoding alpha/beta fold hydrolase → MDVILIPGFWLDASSWSDVTPALEAAGHRVHAVTLPGLESADAARAGISLDDHVEAVVHLVDDLAGSVVLVGHSGGGAIAQAVSDRRPDRVARVVYVDAGPLAPGDPINDDLPVVGDEIPLPEWSVFGEGMLADLDEEHRRRFRERAIPEPARVASDPLRLGDERRRDVPTTVITCEYPSAQLKEWVAGGAPFVRELAAMREVEYVDLPTGHWPQFTRPAELGRLLVDAIDR, encoded by the coding sequence ATGGACGTCATCCTCATCCCCGGCTTCTGGCTCGACGCGAGCTCGTGGAGCGACGTGACGCCGGCGCTCGAGGCGGCCGGTCACCGCGTGCACGCCGTGACCCTCCCCGGGCTCGAGTCCGCCGATGCGGCGAGGGCCGGGATCAGCCTCGACGACCACGTGGAGGCCGTGGTGCACCTGGTCGACGACCTCGCCGGCTCGGTCGTGCTGGTCGGGCACTCGGGCGGCGGGGCGATCGCGCAGGCCGTCTCCGATCGGCGGCCCGACCGGGTCGCGCGCGTGGTCTACGTCGATGCCGGGCCACTGGCCCCCGGCGACCCGATCAACGACGACCTGCCGGTCGTCGGCGACGAGATCCCGCTGCCGGAATGGTCGGTCTTCGGCGAGGGCATGCTCGCCGACCTCGACGAGGAGCACCGCCGGCGGTTCCGCGAGCGCGCGATCCCCGAGCCCGCGCGGGTCGCCTCCGACCCGCTGCGCCTCGGCGACGAGCGCCGACGCGACGTGCCGACGACCGTCATCACGTGCGAGTACCCGAGTGCCCAGCTGAAGGAATGGGTCGCCGGCGGCGCCCCGTTCGTGCGTGAGCTCGCCGCGATGCGCGAAGTCGAGTACGTCGACCTTCCCACCGGACACTGGCCGCAGTTCACCCGGCCCGCCGAACTCGGCCGCCTGCTCGTCGACGCGATCGACCGCTGA